A stretch of the Candidatus Eremiobacteraceae bacterium genome encodes the following:
- a CDS encoding glycosyltransferase family 9 protein: MLIRTDRVGDLVLTTPAIASFRRSWPNARIEILANDYNEPVVRNSPDIDVVHVLARSTDRVKARQIAEALGRNVDLAIALSPRTQDYLLAAWSRAPRRLGYVYRRRYLSRIAARYLLTAHAISDADPDLADRHPERPVAHEVRQVQALVVLAGGSQMSDALVLRTGPDDEAFARERVPAGSIGLNLSPRWFNENFGIAPTKLTIERLAALDAPLVVTYGDDVRDIAKSLQTALVLPNITWICGASVLEWAATLARCSVVATVDTGATHVAAAMGVPVVVVFERRYYTLSSQEWSPWRVPSALLCKPTDGADCTTLVDDIVAAVDRLRRR; the protein is encoded by the coding sequence TTGCTGATCCGCACGGATCGCGTAGGCGATCTCGTGCTCACGACTCCGGCGATCGCTTCGTTCCGGAGATCGTGGCCGAATGCGCGCATTGAAATACTCGCCAACGACTATAACGAACCGGTCGTCCGCAACTCGCCGGACATCGATGTCGTGCACGTTCTCGCCCGGTCGACCGATAGGGTCAAAGCGAGGCAGATCGCAGAGGCGCTTGGACGAAACGTCGATCTGGCGATCGCACTGTCGCCGCGCACGCAAGACTATCTCCTCGCCGCGTGGAGCCGCGCACCGCGTCGGCTCGGGTACGTCTACCGGCGCCGCTACCTCTCGCGCATCGCGGCCCGCTATTTGTTGACCGCGCACGCCATCTCCGATGCCGACCCCGATCTCGCCGATCGGCACCCCGAACGCCCCGTCGCGCATGAGGTCCGGCAGGTCCAGGCACTGGTCGTGCTCGCAGGCGGCAGCCAGATGTCCGACGCGCTCGTTCTGCGCACTGGTCCCGATGACGAAGCATTTGCGCGCGAACGCGTGCCGGCAGGTTCTATCGGCTTGAATCTCTCGCCGCGTTGGTTCAACGAGAACTTTGGAATCGCGCCGACGAAGCTGACGATCGAACGACTCGCCGCATTGGACGCTCCGCTCGTCGTCACATACGGCGACGACGTGCGCGACATCGCGAAGTCCCTCCAAACCGCGCTCGTGCTGCCGAATATCACGTGGATATGCGGCGCATCCGTCTTGGAATGGGCTGCGACGCTCGCCCGCTGTTCGGTCGTCGCAACAGTCGATACCGGTGCGACGCACGTCGCAGCGGCGATGGGCGTGCCGGTGGTGGTCGTCTTCGAACGCCGCTACTACACGCTCAGTTCCCAGGAATGGTCGCCGTGGCGGGTGCCCAGCGCCCTTCTGTGCAAACCTACGGATGGCGCGGATTGCACGACACTCGTCGACGACATCGTCGCCGCGGTCGATCGGCTGCGCAGGCGTTAA
- a CDS encoding glycosyltransferase, translating to MQLSVVIPTYNRLDSLREVLPTLLAQTVDARSYEIIVADSRSVDGTAEYVQSLAQDLDAGRLVYRPGAYSGRAAARNAGVAAATAPIVLFTDSDILASHDLLERHLAVHESSAADVAVVGCELQVASLDDYRAQRDNPELRKPLHPAQRTRISWLYFLTGNASVRRADLEAVGGFDESFTGYGHEDLELGYRLEKRGVELRYEARAVNYHWHPVPYEEQVGRSELAGVSTVRFYRKHPDVEVMAKLGMTPISLALHSFLRAATPLRNAIERAGASQPRPKKNTWPYIARQIAYQYHYVSGVKRALRDTNGAKT from the coding sequence ATGCAACTATCCGTCGTCATACCGACGTACAACCGCTTGGACTCACTGCGCGAAGTGCTGCCGACGCTGCTCGCGCAGACGGTGGACGCGCGCTCGTACGAGATCATCGTCGCTGATTCGCGCAGCGTCGACGGCACTGCGGAATACGTCCAATCGCTTGCACAAGATCTCGACGCCGGACGGCTCGTGTATCGCCCGGGTGCCTACTCGGGGCGCGCCGCGGCGCGCAATGCGGGCGTCGCAGCGGCAACGGCTCCGATCGTGCTGTTCACCGATTCCGATATTCTCGCGTCGCATGATCTCCTCGAGCGTCACCTGGCCGTTCATGAGTCGAGCGCGGCGGATGTCGCGGTCGTGGGCTGCGAACTGCAAGTGGCATCGCTCGACGATTACCGCGCGCAGCGTGACAATCCGGAACTGCGCAAACCGCTGCATCCGGCGCAGCGGACCAGAATCTCGTGGCTCTATTTTCTCACCGGCAACGCGTCCGTGCGCCGCGCCGATCTCGAAGCGGTCGGCGGATTCGACGAGAGTTTCACCGGCTACGGTCACGAGGATCTCGAGCTCGGGTACCGGCTTGAGAAACGCGGCGTCGAACTCCGCTACGAGGCGCGCGCGGTCAACTATCATTGGCATCCCGTGCCGTACGAGGAACAAGTCGGGCGGAGCGAACTCGCCGGCGTTTCAACCGTGCGCTTCTACCGCAAGCATCCGGACGTCGAAGTCATGGCGAAACTGGGAATGACGCCCATCTCGCTTGCGCTGCATTCGTTCCTTCGCGCCGCGACGCCGCTGCGCAACGCGATCGAACGCGCGGGCGCATCGCAACCCAGGCCTAAGAAGAACACCTGGCCATACATCGCGCGGCAGATCGCATATCAATATCACTACGTCAGCGGCGTGAAACGCGCGCTGCGCGACACCAACGGAGCGAAGACTTGA